The Salinicoccus roseus DNA segment TTTCATAACCTGCTCCATTTCTTGATTAAATTATTCAAAGCTATATGATCCTGATGATTTCGTCATCCTCTCCGCCCAGAAAGCTGACGAGCAGACGACGGGTCAATGGGAGCCACATTTCTATGAGCTTGCCCAACCCGACTATGATAACGACTGTGCCGATGAACACCGGACCCCCTAGGAGATATCCGGCGACAGCAGCACCCAGCTCCATGATATTCCTTGCCATGGAAATTTTCAATCCAAACTTTTCGACAAGCAGCAGCATCAGGGTATCCCGTGGACCCGCGCCAAGATTCGGCGTTATGTAGAATGCTACACCGAATGCCATGACGAACAGACCCACCGTAAAGATGATGATATGCTGTGTCCACCCTTCAAACTCAGGAATGAGCCAGTTGAAGATATCAATAAAAACTCCCACCGCCACCATGTTGATGTAGACGCCAAGTTTCGGCAGGCGCCGTGTGATGACAGCAGTGAATAGGACGATTGTGGCTCCGGCAATGATTGCCCAGCTTCCTATTGTCAGACCAAAGGTCTGCCACAGTCCATAATGCAGCACATCCCATGAACTGAGTCCGAGGAGCCTTCCTTTTATTGTCAATGAGATTCCGAGAGCCAGAATCACCAGTCCCACGATATAGAACAGCCAGCGCTTTGTCAGATTCGTTATCACATGGCATCCCCTCACCTCTTATTATTTAAACTAGTTTACGCCTCTGTGAAGAAAAACGCAATATTGTTTGCCAATACACCTTCCACGTTTGAAATGGCATATGGAAGGGAAGGTTTGAAGTAATCAATTTAAACGATCAACTTAAAATAGGAGGATTCCAAATGGAGAATAGATACAAGCTCGCAAGCGTCCTGATGTCTGCATCACTCGTAATGGCCGCGTGTGGCGGTGCCGATGAAAATCCTGATTCAGCAGATGTCGACGAAGTTGTGGAAGAGAACGAAGAATTCTCTTCAACCGAGGAGTCTGCTGAAGAATCAACCGAGGAGTCCACCGAGGAATCCAGTGGCCAATCTTCAGGCAGCACCGGTGATACGATTGCCCCTGAAGACATCAATCATGATGCCGAAGAGGCAGTGGATGCTGCATCAGAAAACTTCGATGGAGAACTTGTGGAAGTCGAACTCGATGACGAGGATAACCAATGGATATACAAAGTAGATATGGAGAGTGAATCTGAAGAATACGAGGTGAAATTGTCTGTGGATGACCTTTCCGTAGTAGAGGAGCAGACGGAGAGCGATGATGACTTCGATACGGACGAACACTTCAGCTATGGCGATGCCGTGCCTGCAGAGGAAGCGGTGCAGACTGCCATGGATGAGACCAATGGTGAACTGGAAGGCTGGACCCTGGATAGGGATGACGGACAGCTGCAATATGAAGTGGATATGAAAAATGGTGATAATGGAGATTCTGATGTGACCATCAACGCCGAGAACGGCGAGATAGTGGAAACGGACGACTGATGAGAAAAGGCGCAACCAATGTGGTTACGCCTTTTCTTATGCTTCCACCAGCTGAATGAACTGGTTCATCTTTTTCTGATCGACATGATCCTTGATCCGATACCCCTCATAAAAGTATTCCAAGTATTCACGACCCAAGACCCTCTCAATATCAAGTGCCATGGCGGCAAGGTCAAAATACCGGTCCCTTACTCCAATTCCTATCATATCCACACTGCCTGTAATGTAATTTTCGTTTACTATTACATTGGAGAGTCTAAAGTCCCCATGGCTGAAAACCAGATCCGTATGGACGGCATCCTCAGAATAGACGAACGGACATCCCTCAATCTTCTGCTTATGCAGAAAACTCAAGTATCTGCCAATCTGCTTCAGTGTGGAAACGATGACCTCAGGCGGCTGCCCCTGTAGGAACTTCTCGGCATCCACGCCCGGAAGAGCCAAATAGAACATATAGGCACCGGCCTCTTCATATAATGTCACCGGCTTCGGCACACCATTGATCTTATTCAGCTCCATCCATAGCAGCCGTTTGTATTCCCGCCGTGTCCGCTTCACATCATCAATGTAGGATTTTGCAATCAGCGGTTCCTGCGGCTGGTACATATTGGGCGGGTCCTCCCCGCCGTATGTAAGCAAATGCACCCGGGCTTCCGAATCCCCTTCAAGCGGTGCCCAATCGTAATATTCTTCATATATTTCAAAAGTGTGCATCCAATGTCCCTCCATTCCCTTCCATTCTACTTCAATCATCCTTAAAATGTCATTAGTGATTCCCCTAATATCGATTGCATTATGATATGATACTACTATAATTCAAGGTGGTGAAAGTAATGGATCTGGAATACAGAC contains these protein-coding regions:
- a CDS encoding PepSY domain-containing protein; protein product: MENRYKLASVLMSASLVMAACGGADENPDSADVDEVVEENEEFSSTEESAEESTEESTEESSGQSSGSTGDTIAPEDINHDAEEAVDAASENFDGELVEVELDDEDNQWIYKVDMESESEEYEVKLSVDDLSVVEEQTESDDDFDTDEHFSYGDAVPAEEAVQTAMDETNGELEGWTLDRDDGQLQYEVDMKNGDNGDSDVTINAENGEIVETDD
- a CDS encoding YczE/YyaS/YitT family protein → MITNLTKRWLFYIVGLVILALGISLTIKGRLLGLSSWDVLHYGLWQTFGLTIGSWAIIAGATIVLFTAVITRRLPKLGVYINMVAVGVFIDIFNWLIPEFEGWTQHIIIFTVGLFVMAFGVAFYITPNLGAGPRDTLMLLLVEKFGLKISMARNIMELGAAVAGYLLGGPVFIGTVVIIVGLGKLIEMWLPLTRRLLVSFLGGEDDEIIRII
- a CDS encoding aminoglycoside phosphotransferase APH(3'), with product MHTFEIYEEYYDWAPLEGDSEARVHLLTYGGEDPPNMYQPQEPLIAKSYIDDVKRTRREYKRLLWMELNKINGVPKPVTLYEEAGAYMFYLALPGVDAEKFLQGQPPEVIVSTLKQIGRYLSFLHKQKIEGCPFVYSEDAVHTDLVFSHGDFRLSNVIVNENYITGSVDMIGIGVRDRYFDLAAMALDIERVLGREYLEYFYEGYRIKDHVDQKKMNQFIQLVEA